One Brassica napus cultivar Da-Ae chromosome A1, Da-Ae, whole genome shotgun sequence genomic region harbors:
- the LOC106373657 gene encoding dof zinc finger protein DOF4.4-like, whose translation MDNSNVVVRGNRQVNEEKPPPRVCPRCSSDNTKFCFYNNYRVTQPRYNCRNCRRFWTHGGALRDVPIGGRARKIKHIDQPSVSQVVPDEIQQVNHHQPFSHVQETTQFLEPFGGSSSSAVVGNHFSSLPETHGDMMLPTRSIPPMDLFDGLFHQGYYGAGLNNFVGNHLMNQSIGGHVDNYSSYRVNQENPNMRNQSFTNTMMMNHNAGTSERRGYPGIDHMINNNNNNNNNKSVFRSSYH comes from the coding sequence ATGGATAACTCGAATGTGGTCGTTAGGGGAAACCGTCAAGTGAATGAAGAGAAGCCTCCTCCGCGAGTGTGTCCAAGGTGTAGCTCAGACAACACCAAGTTCTGTTTCTACAACAACTATAGAGTGACTCAACCTCGCTACAACTGCAGGAACTGTCGCCGATTCTGGACTCATGGTGGAGCTTTAAGGGACGTACCAATTGGTGGAAGAGCCCGCAAAATCAAGCATATAGATCAGCCATCTGTTTCTCAGGTGGTTCCTGATGAGATCCAGCAGGTTAATCATCACCAACCTTTCTCACATGTTCAAGAAACAACCCAGTTTCTTGAACCATTTGGtggttcttcttcctctgctgtTGTTGGGAACCATTTCAGTTCGTTGCCTGAAACTCATGGTGATATGATGCTTCCAACTCGAAGTATTCCACCGATGGATCTCTTTGATGGATTGTTTCACCAAGGTTATTACGGTGCTGGACTCAATAATTTTGTTGGTAATCATTTGATGAACCAATCAATTGGTGGACATGTTGATAACTATAGCAGTTACCGCGTGAACCAAGAGAATCCAAACATGCGAAACCAGAGCTTCACCAACACCATGATGATGAACCATAATGCCGGCACTAGTGAAAGAAGAGGATATCCAGGCATTGATCACatgatcaacaacaacaacaacaacaacaacaacaagtctGTGTTTAGATCCTCCTATCATTAG